GTGCGGTCCGAGATTGGGCCTTGGGCCACCCAGGCCATCTCATCCTGTCGCGTGATGTACGTAGCAACGATTCGCCCCGCGTCGTCGTACTGCAGGGGCTCGTGCTTCACGGTGAGCAGCCCTCCCCGCTCTCCGACCGGCAGGGCCGCCCCGTTGTAGTTGATGTTGAGGGCGTGCGAGTCGTCGACCGGCACCCGGAACTGATATCCGGCGCTCCCATCGACGGCAACGCCGGCCAGAATGTTGGGAAACAGGATCGGCGTCCCCATCGTCCAGTCGGTCACGTCTTCGCTCTGGCCCTCCACAAGCCGACGCTTGTAGATGCCGTACTTGAAGACGTCGAAGTCGATCCTGACGTGGCGGGCCGGGTTCACCATCGGAGGCTTGCCGGCGCGCTTCATCACGTAGTTGCCGTAAATGCCGTGCAGGTACTCGAAATGGATGGGATCGAGCGAATTGTCCATGCACTGCAGCCAATTGCAGGGGAGCGCAGTAAACCGAGCCGTCTTCTTCAGGTCATCGCGGACGAGCACGTCCCACCGTGGCAGGAGTGGAGCCGGCTCCGGGCCCATGTAGGCGAAGATGAGGCCGCCCAGCTCCTGCGCGCGGTATGCGCGGATTCGGAGCGGCAGGCACGCGGGCTCAAAGGGCATCTCCACGACTCGGCCTTCCGTGTCATACGTCCACCCGTGATACGCGCATCGCAGGCCATTCGCCTGCGGAATCCCATAGGCCAGCGAGATGCCTCGATGAGCGCACCGGTCGGTGACGAGGCCGAGATCTCCCGCCTCGGTCCGAAAGAGGGTCAGGTCCTCCCCCATGAGGCGCACCGGCCGGACCGAATCCCGCGCCAGGTCATCGGCTGACGCGATCGGGTGCC
This is a stretch of genomic DNA from Chloroflexota bacterium. It encodes these proteins:
- a CDS encoding Rieske 2Fe-2S domain-containing protein is translated as MLTEEENRILTQVGPGTPMGELLRRYWHPIASADDLARDSVRPVRLMGEDLTLFRTEAGDLGLVTDRCAHRGISLAYGIPQANGLRCAYHGWTYDTEGRVVEMPFEPACLPLRIRAYRAQELGGLIFAYMGPEPAPLLPRWDVLVRDDLKKTARFTALPCNWLQCMDNSLDPIHFEYLHGIYGNYVMKRAGKPPMVNPARHVRIDFDVFKYGIYKRRLVEGQSEDVTDWTMGTPILFPNILAGVAVDGSAGYQFRVPVDDSHALNINYNGAALPVGERGGLLTVKHEPLQYDDAGRIVATYITRQDEMAWVAQGPISDRTTEHLATSDKGILLYRKVIHENIERVARGEDPMGVIRDPAENFPMITIDRKSTLAAFKVGVTENLGGPGYYVDEAASRGPGA